CCTTTGGAGGAAAATTTTACACTCCTTAGGGGAAACTATTGGGGCTAAGTGTGATATGACTATGCGGGTGGACCCTCGGGATGTTGATTGTTGTAATCGTCTTCATCTTCCTCCTCCGCAACGACAACTCATGCGTAACAGGTGTAGGCATCCTACCCcaaaggtgaatagggagggaagatGGTCCCCTCCTCCCTTGGGAGTCCTAAAAATAAACTCGGATGGCTCTTCTCGTGGTAATCCTGGTCATGCTGGCATTGGAGGTGTGGGCCGTGATAGCTCAGGGGATGTTCAGTTTATTTTCTCTGAGTATAAGGGTCTTCATACGAATAATCTTATGGAGGCTCAGGCAATTTTAGTGGCTATGGAGCGGGCCAGTCAGTTGGGTTGGCGAAGGATCATATATGAGTCTGACTCCCAGGTTGTGGTGAACTTACTCAAAAGGCAGTATATGGATAATGTGAGCTGGCAGCTGGCCTTGATTGTTGAACAA
The nucleotide sequence above comes from Cryptomeria japonica chromosome 11, Sugi_1.0, whole genome shotgun sequence. Encoded proteins:
- the LOC131860002 gene encoding uncharacterized protein LOC131860002 — protein: MRVDPRDVDCCNRLHLPPPQRQLMRNRCRHPTPKVNREGRWSPPPLGVLKINSDGSSRGNPGHAGIGGVGRDSSGDVQFIFSEYKGLHTNNLMEAQAILVAMERASQLGWRRIIYESDSQVVVNLLKRQYMDNVSWQLALIVEQILTLCASLEHVTFNHIPREWNGVADCLAKWASDHMHDWNLVDRGHLPPDLSHQLDHLVDLDRAI